A single Brassica rapa cultivar Chiifu-401-42 chromosome A04, CAAS_Brap_v3.01, whole genome shotgun sequence DNA region contains:
- the LOC103866316 gene encoding auxin-responsive protein IAA20, protein MGRGRSSSSSSSIESTSKSNPYGPSSSTRNLSTDLRLGLSFGASSGTPYFNGGYGYSVVDPTAEYKVAVAEEEEEENECNSVGSFYVKVNMEGVPIGRKIDLMSLNGYHELIRTLDFMFNASILWADEEEMCGQKSHVLTYADKEGDWMMVGDVPWEMFLSTVRRLKISRAYHY, encoded by the exons atgggaagaggaagaagttcttcgtcgtcttcttctATAGAGAGTACCAGTAAGAGCAACCCATACGGTCCCTCTTCAAGTACACGAAACCTAAGCACGGATCTAAGGCTCGGACTCAGTTTCGGGGCATCCTCAGGGACGCCATATTTCAACGGTGGTTACGGGTATTCTGTTGTAGATCCGACGGCAGAGTATAAGGTTGCGGTGgctgaggaggaggaagaagagaacgAGTGTAACAGCGTAGGGAGCTTCTACGTGAAAGTGAACATGGAGGGAGTTCCAATTGGGAGAAAGATCGATCTCATGTCTCTTAATGGCTACCATGAGTTGATCAGAACCCTAGATTTCATGTTCAACGCATCCATTCTCT GGGCTGACGAAGAAGAGATGTGCGGCCAGAAGAGTCATGTGCTAACATACGCGGACAAGGAAGGTGACTGGATGATGGTTGGTGATGTTCCGTGGGA aaTGTTTTTATCTACCGTCAGAAGACTGAAGATTTCAAGAGCTTACCACTACTGA